One Streptomyces sp. CG4 genomic window, GCTCTGCGGCAGCGGCTTGGCCAGCGTGAGTACGGCGAAGTCGCCGGTGTTGGTCGTGCTGTCGTACTTGGGATTGATCCGGGCATCGCGTACGGCGATCTCCTGGCCCTCGTTCGACAGCAGTTGGGTGCGGCCCGCTATGACCCGAAGGTCGCGTGCGCGGTTCGGGAGTGCCCCCAGGACGCCATCGGCGAGGCAGTGCGCCGCGGTGAGGACCGTGGTGCGGGCGACTGCCACGCCGCCGCAGAACTGGCCCGCCCGCGTACCCCCGAACCGGTCACGGCTGGACAGCGCGACCGTCCACGGGGCCTGGGAGATGTCTATCGGAAAGCCCCCGACCACGACGCTGTCGGCGGCCGCGGGGGCCGCGTGCGCCAGGGGTATGAAGGTCAGGGTGGCCGCCAGGGCGAGCGGCCGGATCAGTGCGCGGGCAACGGAACGGCGCATGCATACTCCTCACTCCGTGGTTCCACTGGGACACCCAGAGTCAGTCATGGCGGCTCCGCGCGCAGCACGAAGGCCCGGCTCCCGTGCGGGGGAACCGGGCCTTCGGTGTCGTACGACCGCGACCTAGTCGAGGTAGTCGCGCAGCACCTGGGAGCGCGACGGGTGGCGCAGCTTCGACATGGTCTTGGACTCGATCTGGCGGATGCGCTCACGCGTCACGCCGTACACCTTGCCGATCTCGTCGAGGGTCTTCGGCTGACCGTCGGTGAGACCGAACCGCATGGAGACGACACCGGCCTCGCGCTCGGACAGGGTGTCCAGAACCGAGTGCAGCTGCTCCTGCAGAAGCGTGAAGCTGACGGCGTCGGCGGGCACGACGGCCTCGGAGTCCTCGATGAGGTCACCGAACTCGCTGTCGCCGTCCTCACCCAGCGGGGTGTGCAGCGAGATGGGCTCGCGGCCGTACTTCTGGACCTCGATGACCTTCTCCGGGGTCATGTCGAGTTCCTTGGCCAGCTCCTCCGGGGTGGGCTCGCGGCCCAGGTCCTGGAGCATCTGGCGCTGTACGCGCGCGAGCTTGTTGATGACCTCGACCATGTGCACCGGGATACGGATGGTGCGGGCCTGGTCGGCCATGGCGCGGGTGATGGCCTGACGGATCCACCAGGTGGCGTACGTGGAGAACTTGTAGCCCTTGGTGTAGTCGAACTTCTCGACCGCGCGGATCAGACCGAGGTTGCCTTCCTGGATGAGGTCCAGGAAGAGCATGCCGCGGCCGGTGTAGCGCTTGGCCAGGGAGACCACCAGACGGAGGTTGGCCTCCAGGAGGTGGTTCTTGGCGCGGCGGCCGTCCTCGGCGATGATCTCCAGCTCGCGCTTGAGCTTGGGGGCGAGCTTGTCGGCGTTGGCCAGCTTGTCCTCGGCGAACAGACCGGCCTCGATGCGCTTGGCGAGCTCGACCTCCTGCTCGGCGTTGAGCAGGGGGACCTTGCCGATCTGCTTCAGGTAGTCCTTGACCGGGTCGGCGGTGGCGCCGGCCGCGGCGACCTGCTGCGCCGGCGCGTCGTCCTCGTCCTCGTCGGACAGGACGAAGCCCGCGCTCTCGGCGCCCTCGGGCTCCTCGGCGGCCTTGGTGTCCTCGAGCACCTCGTCCTCGAGAAGCTCGACGTCGTCCTTCTTGGCCGTGGTCTTCTTGGCGGCCGTCTTCTTCGCGACGGTCTTCTTGGCGACCGTCTTCTTGGCGGTCGCCTTCTTGGCGGCGGCCTTCTTGGCGGGTGCGGCTTCCTCGGCGGAATCGGCTGCGACCGAGGCAGCGGGCGCCGTGGGGGCGGCCGTGGTGGCGGTCGCCTTCCTGGTCGTCACCGTCTTCGCCGCGACCGTCTTGGTGGCGGTGCGCTTGGCCGGGCTCTTCGCTGCGACGCTCTTGCGGGTGCGCTTGGGCTCTGCGGCACTGACCATCAGCGTCACACCCTCTTCCTCAAGAATCTGGTTGAGGCTGCGCAGTACGTTCTTCCACTGAGTGGCCGGAATCTGGTCAGCTTCGAAGGCCCGACGCACATCGTCGCCGGCGATCTGCCCCTCAGCCTTTCCCCGCTCAATGAGCGCCATGACAGAGACGGACTCGGCGATCTCCGGCGGGAGCGTACGGGATGTGCTGGCCGACACGAACAACCTCTCGGAACGTTGGAAAACGGCTTCCGGCACCGTCCACTGCGGACAGGAGCCGACCACCGGCCTGGGGATGGGCCGACGGCGCGGGCGGGGGCCGGGAAGATGCACAGCGCCTGTCATGGCGTCCGTATTCCCTCCGCGACTGTCACCTCTTAGGTCATCGCGCTGTTTCCACGAGTGTTACGCCCAATCTGCGTGGCCCGAGTCACACCCCGTAAGCGGTCAAAAGCATTCAGACATGGACAGGCAAGATCACCGACGCCGTCATGCCCGGTCACACACCTGGCCCGCGGCGGCCCGTCGCACCGCCGGACCCCGCCGGACCGCACAGGTCCGGCGGGGTCCGGCAGGGTCCGGCGACGGCCGGCAAGTCCCCCGCACCGCCACGAGCACCACGAGGACGCCGCACACCGGCGACCGCACCGCCTCGGCCGCGGGGGTCAGTGCTCGCGCGGGGCGGGCACCACGCGCTCGACCTCGGGGTGGACCGTGAGCAGTTGACGCATGGCCGCCTCGGCCGCCGTGCCGTCGCCGGTGCCGAGCGCGTCGACGATCCGCGCGTGCTGCGCGAGCGACGTGTCGTTCGCCCGGTCGCACCCCGTGACGGGGCCGCCGGAGACCTGGAGGGCCGCCGAGACGATCCCGGAGAGGTGCTCCAGCATGCGGTTGCCGGCGGTCTGGATGAGCAGCGCGTGGAACTCGCCGTCGGCGCGCGAGTACGTCAGCGCGTCGCCCTGAGCCATGGCGTGGCTCATGATCTCGACCATGTCACAGAGGCGCTGCTGCACCTCCTCCCGGCCGTGACCGGCGGCGAGGCGGGCGGCGAGCGGCTCGATCGTCCAGCGCAGCTCGCTCAGCTCGCGGCGCTGGTCGTCGCGCTGGGGCCCGAAGGCCCGCCACTCGATGATGTCGGGGTCGAGCAGGTTCCAGTCGCTGACGGGACGCACGCGCGTGCCGACGTTCGGGCGGGCGCTGACGAGGCCCTTGGCCTCGAGGACGCGGAGGGACTCGCGGACGACGGTGCGGGAGACCTCGAAGCGCTGGCCGATCTCCTCGGGCACCAGCGGACGGTCCGCGCCCAGGTCGCCGGAGACGATCATCTGTCCCAGCTGCTGAACGAGTTGGCCGTGCAGTCCACGGCCTCGGCTGCCCGCGGCGCGCCGGCCGACGCGGCCCAGGTCGGGGTCCGCGCCTTCCCAGGAGGGCGCTCCGACGCGATCAGCCACCTGGGGCTCCGCGTAGGGGTAGCGGTCGAGTTCGCCCGGGCCGGCCAGACCGGAGTCGGTGGAGCGGGCGGCGGTCATCATGGTGTGCGCAAGGGTACTCACGGATCCTTTGTCGGCGTCGCCTCCAACTCCCTTGAGGTCTTTGGTGAAAAGCACACGAAAGGGTGATCGCTCACCCCGTCGCAATTGACGCCTTATCGGAAAGAAATGGGCTTTCCGACAGGGAGTTGTGAGCATGGCGAGACCGGAAGTGCACGCTTGCCCCGTCACCGGAACCGGCTGCGCAGCGACGTGACGAGATACGTGCACAGCAGTGCCGACAGCGCCAACACCAGTGCGCCGCCCACAGGTTGGGCGAGTACACGCGCCACCCCGAGCAGATAGCGCTCACCTCCGAAGGGCCACTGCGGCAGGAGCACCTCCCGCATCCGCACCGGGAATCCGGCGGCCATGCGCCGTGCCGGCCCGTGCATCGCCTCGTGCACGAGGGGCACGACGACCACGGGTACGGCGAGTACGGCGGCCAAGCCGCCCGTGGTGGACCGGAACACACCGGCCGCGAGCACACCGGCCCAGGCGCAGCCGACGACGAGACCGAACCAACTGACGCTCAGCGAAAGCCAGTCCGCGGGAACTTGTGCGAGCTCCCGTCCGTAGACGACGTAGAGCACTTCGGCGTCGCAGCCCATGGTGGCGAAGGCCAGCAGCACCGCGGTGACTCCGGAGACGAGCAGTTTCGCGGTGAGCAGCCCCAGCCGGCGGGGCACGGTGCCGCGGTCCACCGCGAGGGCGGGGTGGCGGAACTCGTCCCCGAAGGCCAGCGCCCCGAGCAGTCCCGCGGCAAGCGCCGCGGGCGGCAGCGGCAGCTCCCGCGGCCACGCGGCGAACAGCCGCTCCTGCGGGGTGCGCCCGAGCCGGGCGAGCAGTACGGCGGTGAGCGCGGACACCACCAGTACGGCACCGCAGGTGAGGAAGCCGACGCCGATGCCGGTGGCGCGCCGGATCTCGTAGCGCAGAGGGCGGAGGGGGGTGGGGGCGGGGCGGACGGAGATGGGGGGCGGGAGGGGGGACAGGGCGTCGAGGGAACGGACGCCGGTGGAGCAGGCGGCGCGGGTGGTCTGCGGTTGACGGGTGCCGGGGTTCCTGGCGCCGGGGAGCCGGGCGCGGAGGGCGGAGATGCCCGCGACCGGGGTGTTCGTGGGGCCGCTCTGCGGTTCCTTGGCGGCCGGTGCCGCATGGTGTGCGGCGTTCGCGGTGGCCGTCGCCTCGGCGGTCCGGCCGTCGGCTGCTGCGGCTGCTGGGGCTGCTGGGGCGGGCATCGCTTCGACGGCTCCGCCGGGGGCGTCCTCGTGGTCGGGCTCGACGCCGTGTGCCGTGCTGTCGGCGCCTCGGGCCGCATCTTCCTGCGAGGCGTCTTCGGACGGGGCGTGCGGGGTGGTCTCCGTGTGTTCGGCCTCCGGCCGGGGGTTGGGCGCCTCGCCAGGTGACGGCTTATCACCGCCGACGGCCTGCGGCCGCTCCGCTGCCGGCGATTCTCCCGCCGGCGGCTCTTCGTCCACAGGCACGCTGGACGCGCCTCTCTGGGGCGCAGAGGCGTCCTCTACGGCGCTCTCGCGGTCCGCCGCCGAGAAGCCGAACGGCATGGCGCGCCGTTCTCTGGCCGAGGGATGCGGCACCGTGCCGCCCGTCACTCCTGACGGCCGGTCGGAAGCTGCGGCGGCCTGCTCCGACGCGCCGTTCTCCGCCGCCGACATGCCGAGCGCCGAGGCGCCGGCAGCCTCCGTCACCGCCCCACCGAGCCCTGCGGCACCGCGCTCCCCCGGGGACAGGCCGCGCGTGGTCCTCCGGGGCTCCGTCGGTGGCAAGCCGCGCATGATCGTCCGGGGCTCCGCCTGCGGCAAGCCGCCTGGCGTCGTCTCCGGC contains:
- a CDS encoding serine protease; translated protein: MRRSVARALIRPLALAATLTFIPLAHAAPAAADSVVVGGFPIDISQAPWTVALSSRDRFGGTRAGQFCGGVAVARTTVLTAAHCLADGVLGALPNRARDLRVIAGRTQLLSNEGQEIAVRDARINPKYDSTTNTGDFAVLTLAKPLPQSAVVSMAGAGDPAYAPGTQALVSGWGDTTGEGAYPRGLHAAHLRVLADDLCARAYPGGPGGAYRAGSMLCAGEARGGPDACQGDSGGPLVAAGRLIGLVSWGSGCGKAGSPGVYTRISEVVRDLGTASAGQ
- a CDS encoding RNA polymerase sigma factor — protein: MSASTSRTLPPEIAESVSVMALIERGKAEGQIAGDDVRRAFEADQIPATQWKNVLRSLNQILEEEGVTLMVSAAEPKRTRKSVAAKSPAKRTATKTVAAKTVTTRKATATTAAPTAPAASVAADSAEEAAPAKKAAAKKATAKKTVAKKTVAKKTAAKKTTAKKDDVELLEDEVLEDTKAAEEPEGAESAGFVLSDEDEDDAPAQQVAAAGATADPVKDYLKQIGKVPLLNAEQEVELAKRIEAGLFAEDKLANADKLAPKLKRELEIIAEDGRRAKNHLLEANLRLVVSLAKRYTGRGMLFLDLIQEGNLGLIRAVEKFDYTKGYKFSTYATWWIRQAITRAMADQARTIRIPVHMVEVINKLARVQRQMLQDLGREPTPEELAKELDMTPEKVIEVQKYGREPISLHTPLGEDGDSEFGDLIEDSEAVVPADAVSFTLLQEQLHSVLDTLSEREAGVVSMRFGLTDGQPKTLDEIGKVYGVTRERIRQIESKTMSKLRHPSRSQVLRDYLD
- a CDS encoding FadR/GntR family transcriptional regulator; protein product: MSTLAHTMMTAARSTDSGLAGPGELDRYPYAEPQVADRVGAPSWEGADPDLGRVGRRAAGSRGRGLHGQLVQQLGQMIVSGDLGADRPLVPEEIGQRFEVSRTVVRESLRVLEAKGLVSARPNVGTRVRPVSDWNLLDPDIIEWRAFGPQRDDQRRELSELRWTIEPLAARLAAGHGREEVQQRLCDMVEIMSHAMAQGDALTYSRADGEFHALLIQTAGNRMLEHLSGIVSAALQVSGGPVTGCDRANDTSLAQHARIVDALGTGDGTAAEAAMRQLLTVHPEVERVVPAPREH
- a CDS encoding ATP-binding cassette domain-containing protein → MIQAFGLTSNPRKANRPAVDDVSFEAHAGHVTVLLGGAGAGKTTALRLMLELQQGRGITYFRGRPLHRIAHPSREVGVLLGDVPGHPARSVRGHLRMLCAASGVPARRADEVLEVVGLVSLREERLGALSRGMDRRLGLACALLSDPHTLVLDEPADGLSPREAQWLHGMLRAHADQGGTVLCATADPKEAARTADRVVTLDRGRLVADQSGRDFARTRLRPRVAVRSPHAARLAAVLTKEARTARRSVEVVQEGGNRLSVYGSTTADIGETAFRHGILVHQLADEIGDMGPGAETGPYGASPRTRSAEKRHEPATERDHLAPGSSPTEPRPTVHDVPTTAPEATVRGLPVDEPELPVHGRPVEEPAVRGLSAMEPETTAHGLPVGESEAVVQGLSAAEPETTVRALPAAESRATARGLPVAEPEGGAHGLSAMQSETMARGLSAMEPETTPGGLPQAEPRTIMRGLPPTEPRRTTRGLSPGERGAAGLGGAVTEAAGASALGMSAAENGASEQAAAASDRPSGVTGGTVPHPSARERRAMPFGFSAADRESAVEDASAPQRGASSVPVDEEPPAGESPAAERPQAVGGDKPSPGEAPNPRPEAEHTETTPHAPSEDASQEDAARGADSTAHGVEPDHEDAPGGAVEAMPAPAAPAAAAADGRTAEATATANAAHHAAPAAKEPQSGPTNTPVAGISALRARLPGARNPGTRQPQTTRAACSTGVRSLDALSPLPPPISVRPAPTPLRPLRYEIRRATGIGVGFLTCGAVLVVSALTAVLLARLGRTPQERLFAAWPRELPLPPAALAAGLLGALAFGDEFRHPALAVDRGTVPRRLGLLTAKLLVSGVTAVLLAFATMGCDAEVLYVVYGRELAQVPADWLSLSVSWFGLVVGCAWAGVLAAGVFRSTTGGLAAVLAVPVVVVPLVHEAMHGPARRMAAGFPVRMREVLLPQWPFGGERYLLGVARVLAQPVGGALVLALSALLCTYLVTSLRSRFR